In a genomic window of Punica granatum isolate Tunisia-2019 chromosome 6, ASM765513v2, whole genome shotgun sequence:
- the LOC116210707 gene encoding protein CLT1, chloroplastic gives MSSFYRRLPSAAGPASFLYQPQLRRKAAGIVWLDRAHLNRRPEIALRTLTSSSGWQVRVAARESSERQQKVAPCSYAVGDSDASEGGLDRPVEVGRIWRWRVEKRTMEVAVAVAATVVLGVGNRVLYKLALVPLKQYPFFLAQLATVGYIVIYFSILYIRYHAGIVTDEMLMMPKAPFIAVGILEALAAATGMAAGAILSGASIPVLSQTFLVWQILLSVIFLGRRYRVNQLIGCFLVAVGVVITVASGSSAGHSLKEAGIFWSILMIISFLLQAADTVLKEVIFLDAEKQLKGGSVDLFVVNSYGSAFQALFICLLLPFLSKLWGVPFSQLPNYLRDGTACFLNIGSLSSGCDGAPLLPLLFVIVNMGFNISLLHLLKISSAVVSSLASTFSVPISVYMFTLPLPYLGVASSLPPGFVAGAVVLVLGLFIYAWTPSSSSSARL, from the exons ATGTCGTCGTTTTACCGCCGGCTCCCGTCCGCCGCCGGGCCGGCGAGTTTCCTATATCAACCACAATTGCGGCGGAAGGCGGCGGGGATCGTGTGGCTCGATCGCGCTCACCTGAATCGGCGGCCGGAGATCGCCCTCCGGACGCTGACGAGCTCGAGTGGTTGGCAGGTGAGGGTGGCGGCGCGGGAGAGCTCGGAGAGGCAGCAGAAGGTGGCTCCCTGTTCGTACGCGGTAGGGGACAGCGACGCGAGCGAGGGCGGGTTGGATCGGCCGGTAGAGGTCGGACGGATTTGGCGGTGGAGAGTGGAGAAGCGGACAATGGAAGTGGCGGTCGCGGTGGCGGCGACGGTGGTGCTGGGAGTAGGCAACCGCGTTCTGTACAAGCTCGCCCTGGTCCCGCTGAAGCAGTACCCTTTCTTCCTCGCACAGCTCGCCACTGTCGg GTACATAGTTATATACTTCTCTATACTGTACATCCGATACCATGCGGGCATCGTTACTGATGAGATGCTAATGATGCCAAAAGCTCCATTCATTGCAGTCGGGATATTGGAGGCCCTAGCTGCTGCTACAGGCATGGCTGCTGGAG CCATTCTTTCTGGAGCATCAATTCCAGTCTTGTCTCAG ACTTTTCTTGTCTGGCAGATTCTTCTATCCGTAATTTTTCTCGGAAGGAGATATCGAGTTAATCAATTGATTGGATGCTTTCTCGTGGCTGTTGGTGTGGTCATAACAGTTGCAAG TGGATCTAGTGCGGGTCACTCATTGAAGGAAGCCGGTATATTTTGGAGTATTCTTatgataatttcatttttgctGCAAGCTGCTGATACAGTGCTAAAG GAAGTCATATTCTTGGATGCTGAGAAGCAATTAAAG GGAGGTTCTGTGGATTTATTTGTCGTAAATTCTTACGGATCTGCTTTCCAA GCTCTGTTCATAtgccttctccttcctttCCTATCGAAATTGTGGGGAGTGCCCTTCAGTCAGCTTCCAAACTATCTCAGAGATGGCACAGCCTGTTTCCTGAACATTGGTTCTTTATCGAGTG GATGTGACGGAGCACCGCTACTGCCTTTGCTGTTCGTTATAGTAAACATGGGATTTAATATATCTTTGCTGCATCTTCTCAAGATCTCTTCTGCGGTTGTTTCCTCTCTTGCCTCCACATTTTCAG TTCCCATATCAGTTTACATGTTCACACTGCCATTACCCTACCTTGGGGTTGCATCCTCACTCCCACCGGGATTCGTAGCTGGAGCGGTGGTCCTTGTCTTGGGCTTATTTATCTATGCCTGGACTccatcatcgtcatcatcaGCAAGATTGTAG